The Trichoplusia ni isolate ovarian cell line Hi5 unplaced genomic scaffold, tn1 tig00002252, whole genome shotgun sequence DNA segment TTGTGGGACTTCTTCGGTCTCCCAGACTCGTAAGGTAAGATGAAATAACCTTTGTATTATGTTTGTCCCACTGTATTTGTAGACTTCCGATGGTAGCTGATCAATGCCAGgtgtttttgagtttttaagACGTTTTACTGCCTCAACAAACTCTCCAAATGTAGGTGGGTCCTCAAGATGTTCACAAACAGGCAGCTCCTGAAGATTGCTGATATATGATAGATCAGCTCTGAGCGCATTTGGATTCAGGACATCATTGAAGTGTTCTGCCCATCGCATTATAACATCAGCTTTCGACGTAACTCGGTGCTGCCTGTCTTTTGAGTACATAGGTGCTATTTTTCTGGCCCTTGGGCCGAAAATAGTTTGTATACCTTCAAAGAATCTGCCAGTCTGGTGAGTATCAGCATAGTGTTGCAGTTCAGCAGCTTTCTCTGACCACCACTTCGATGacagcaaagtagaaacggacatctacatttttatgaaaatgctttttttacaaaaattagcttatattaatcctacctacaagtcagtattaattttttttcaaaattcattataataaagaaaatttgacacgtaaatgaagacatctacactggatttttaaaaaacatcgcagtagaaacggacatttgaatttgtccGCCTTTACTTCGGAGCTTTGACAGATGAATGAAACGTCAACAATGACATCAGTCAGTTGTCACATTCTAGCGCGTACCGGGTATGTTTTCGTGCGTTTTCGTGCGTACCTAATCGTTAACGTTTTGATCTCGTTTTTCctcctataagtaaaaataagacaatAGTGTTTATGTcgctaagtttaaaatattgttctgtgtttcttttttattttatttcagtttgatatttgcctatctgccaatgatacctttgataataaataaatcatagtattatattgcgtttttatttacaataatatattttacgtgatttggtaactaaataaatgagttcaactgatagtaatagatggagataagttgtagttaactcatttattgataatgtataaaatgttaaatgcaaagtaaataaagacatctacaaaatttggtcaaaaaaaggagaatactgtttgcatgttgcttagaagatgttctataaatatccttaaatgtattacagaagattattatattactttattagatattttaaatgggcacttttttatcacacgtataaacggttatcaggcagatgtcttcttctacgtcaatgttttttcagagtaaaaaaagacatctacattatttcagtaaaacaacgatgtagcgataaaacctattacacaattcataaagaaggttattttaaagcatcatagaaaatttcaggttaatcggttcataactcgcaaaataaccacgcttttaaactaaatctgctctcctgtaaagttgcgattttgtagatgtccgtttctactttgctgccatcgacTTGTCCTTTAGTTCACGgactttacattttaatttccgTGAAGCATCCCTATTGCTATTCGcgtgtatttgttttgaattcaaTTCATGTCTGTGCCGTTTAACTAGGGTTCTGATTTCCTCATCTGATTCGTCAAACCAATCTTGGTTCCTTTTTTGGGGTTTTCCTAAAATATCCAGCGCACAGTCATGAAGGTGTTTGGCAAATGATTTCCATTCACCGTCAACGTTACCCTGGTCGGGTTCAGGAGCACTTGCAGCAAATTTCAAATCTAACGTTTTACCTAGTTCTTGTGAGGTAATAAGGTTTGAGAATGCTAGCTTCGGAGGAATTTTGTTTTGAGCTCGTCGTGGTGCTTTTAGTTGCAAACGCATCTTTGATCGAATAAGACGATGGTCAGTCCAGCCAACAGCGCCACGCATCGCTCTTGTAACAAGAACGTCACGAAGATCTTTTTGACGGACAATTATATAGTCCAGAAGATGCCAGTGCTTGGATCTTGGGTGCATCCACGAGGTCTTGTATTTATCAGCAAGTCGGAAATATGTATTTGTGATACTAAGATTGAATTGTGCGCATAACGACAGTAATCTAAGGCCGTTATCGTTACATTTCCCAATTTCATGTTTTCCGAGGGCACCGTTCCAAATGTCACAATCAGTGCCAACGCGAGCATTGAAGTCACCTAACAAAATAACCTTGTCGCAAATCGGAATGTTCTCAAGAGTTTTTCTTAGGTGTTGGTAGAACAATTCTTTATCTTCATCTGCTGAAGGCAGTGTGGGAGCATATGCACTTATAAGATGAGCGTATTTGTTATTAGAAATTGGCATCCGTAGAGTCATGAGACGGTCATTGACACCCTTGGGTAGTTCACTCAGATCTCTAGCCAAACTATTGCGGATAGCAAAACCCACACCGCTACCGGCCCTCTCGCCGGCAGGGCGTCCACTCCAGTAGTATGTGTAGCCTCCGAGGTGCTCACTCAGCTCTCCAGTATCGCTTAAGTGCGTTTCGCTGATTGCAGCTATGTCTATATTGTAACGGGCCAACTCTCTTGCTATCAGTGAGGGTTTTCTCTCTGGGCAAAGGTTACGATCATTATCTAGTAGAGTTCGGACGTTCCATGTAGCAATGCAaagttttttgaattttatcttaTCGTTAGTTTTTCTCTTTGTCTTCTGACCGCATTTGGCGATGTCCAAGTGCCCGCGGTTTGACACTTAGATGATGGATGAGACGGACTATTTTTGGGCCACCTTTTCTAGACCCCTCCCCTATTCAGAGGAAAGCAGAGCGATCCTAAATAGGGCTGCTTTGTCACCAGTTGTGCTGCCGAACCCAGAATCCCGTCCCAATCGATTCCAGGAGCGACCACTCTCCCCTGGCCGCCTACGTGCAGGATGCTAACTAAAGTTTCGGTACATCGATACCTCCACCCCACCGCCAGCATCCTATCGCCGCAGGGCTTTTCAGTGCTTTATTCCGGAAGTGAATTGCTAAGGTCATCTGCGCgtgaattttattaaagtggATGTGCAGTTGCGCATGTACACACCCACTCTCTCGTTCCCGCTCTCTGTGATCCAATGGGCTGGCAAGCCAGTACGATTGGCAGAGGCTGGGAATGCAGCGAAAGGCCGTAGACCACTATATGGATCCTGGTAAACGCCCTTGAGGTTCTTCGCAATACTCTGCTGCGTTATCCGTCATTATAGTCATCGGTTGGTGTAGACTATTATAAGGAAGCAGACTTGGTGCACTGGGGATCATCCACATTCCTTTGTCACAAATTGTGACGCCCTTAGAAGGCTACGGGCTACCTACCTTGTTAGCAACGTAAGTTTTAACTATACGCGTGTCCGCCCCTCACGTGGCTTGATGTTCAGCTCGGACGTAAGGCAGGATTTTGAGAGGCAGATTGTAACAATGATGCAAATAAGGCAGCTTTAAATCTAGTCAATATACTATCTaccataataaataagaattccAGCGTAGCTGTTGTACCAAGcagaaaaagaataattaaGCCTTGGATAACGCCTGGGCTTTTGAAATGCATACGAAACCGAGACAAATTGTACCGTAACACAAAGAGAGATCCCGAtaactatattaataatttaacatacaCGCGTTACAAAAAATTCTGTAACAACTTATTGAAAAAACTGAAACGCCAATACGAAAGGACAGAATTTCAAAAACACCATAAAAATCCAAAGGCTACATGGAAACTCATTAAAGCTGTTACGAACATACCGAACAAAAAATCTTCTCCGACCGAGCTCCTATCACTTCATGCGGATCCGTCTACTTCACTTGATACCGTTAACGCATACTTTGCGAATGTAGGAAAATCACTGACTTCTAAAATAACACAACACAGTTCACAAATTACACAAAGCTTCGGCACACTTGACCGAGTCCCAGACTCAATggcattattttatattgacgATGAAGAAATTGAA contains these protein-coding regions:
- the LOC113507501 gene encoding craniofacial development protein 2-like, whose protein sequence is MREIRQQPSKRKHRSSSEDVAYEFDESSSSESNSVADNDVSALAERKPSLIARELARYNIDIAAISETHLSDTGELSEHLGGYTYYWSGRPAGERAGSGVGFAIRNSLARDLSELPKGVNDRLMTLRMPISNNKYAHLISAYAPTLPSADEDKELFYQHLRKTLENIPICDKVILLGDFNARVGTDCDIWNGALGKHEIGKCNDNGLRLLSLCAQFNLSITNTYFRLADKYKTSWMHPRSKHWHLLDYIIVRQKDLRDVLVTRAMRGAVGWTDHRLIRSKMRLQLKAPRRAQNKIPPKLAFSNLITSQELGKTLDLKFAASAPEPDQGNVDGEWKSFAKHLHDCALDILGKPQKRNQDWFDESDEEIRTLVKRHRHELNSKQIHANSNRDASRKLKCKVRELKDKSMAAK